The following proteins are co-located in the Desulfobacterales bacterium genome:
- a CDS encoding septal ring lytic transglycosylase RlpA family protein, with the protein MELAVSTILPAKELMVMYGIRRLRIRLSSLGFILVCASFVFWCFGCASEPQTSQPPPPSKPGQPKPYKVLGKWYQPLPHSEGFRQRGLASWYGREFHGKKTSNGEIYNMYAMTAAHKTLPLGTYVRVLNLENNRSVEVRINDRGPFVRGRIIDLSYTAAKQIGIVGPGTARVEVVALGKRTTTSGTSASTYKAGDYSTGNFTFQVGAFVSRENAEKQRRQLALRYKNAHIVTYDRGDQVFYRVRVGRFTTLEEAIEQEKILIQDGFVDPILVAE; encoded by the coding sequence TTGGAATTGGCGGTATCAACGATCCTGCCGGCTAAAGAATTAATGGTTATGTATGGCATCCGACGTCTACGCATTCGTTTAAGTAGTTTAGGTTTCATTCTGGTTTGTGCCAGCTTTGTTTTCTGGTGTTTCGGCTGTGCGAGCGAGCCCCAGACCTCACAACCGCCACCGCCCAGCAAGCCCGGCCAACCCAAACCCTATAAAGTTCTTGGCAAGTGGTATCAGCCACTGCCCCATTCGGAAGGTTTCCGTCAAAGGGGATTGGCCTCCTGGTACGGGCGCGAATTTCACGGCAAAAAAACGTCCAACGGTGAGATCTATAATATGTATGCCATGACCGCGGCGCACAAAACCTTGCCGCTGGGCACTTATGTTCGGGTGCTGAACCTGGAAAACAATCGCAGCGTGGAGGTGCGCATCAACGATCGCGGACCTTTTGTGCGCGGCAGAATAATCGATCTATCCTATACGGCTGCTAAACAAATTGGTATCGTCGGCCCGGGTACCGCCAGAGTTGAAGTCGTTGCTCTGGGCAAACGAACAACAACTTCCGGCACTTCGGCGTCGACTTACAAAGCCGGCGATTACTCTACTGGCAATTTCACTTTTCAGGTCGGTGCTTTCGTGAGTCGTGAAAATGCTGAGAAACAAAGGCGCCAACTGGCGCTCCGCTATAAAAACGCTCATATTGTGACATATGACCGCGGCGATCAGGTCTTTTATCGCGTGCGGGTCGGCCGGTTTACGACCCTGGAAGAAGCCATTGAGCAGGAAAAAATTCTGATACAAGACGGCTTCGTCGATCCCATCCTGGTTGCTGAATAG
- a CDS encoding NADH-quinone oxidoreductase subunit A, with protein sequence MESIIASGALSPWEPNVFSLAIYVVLILIFVASQLFIAVWLGEKKKTAEKLRPYESGIIPTGSARLQYPVPFYLVAIFFLIFDVEGAFIFAWAIAHGKLGWAGWLQISFFIVLLLLGLLYVWRKGGLDWGPLTHKD encoded by the coding sequence ATGGAATCGATTATTGCATCCGGCGCATTATCTCCTTGGGAACCCAACGTTTTCAGCTTGGCGATCTATGTCGTGCTGATTCTCATTTTTGTTGCATCTCAGCTATTTATTGCGGTCTGGCTCGGGGAAAAGAAGAAAACAGCTGAAAAGTTGAGACCTTATGAAAGCGGTATCATTCCCACCGGGAGCGCCCGTCTGCAGTATCCGGTCCCTTTTTATTTGGTGGCTATTTTTTTTCTGATATTTGATGTCGAGGGTGCTTTTATTTTTGCCTGGGCCATCGCTCATGGCAAACTCGGTTGGGCCGGCTGGCTGCAAATTTCATTTTTTATCGTCTTGTTGCTGCTGGGTTTATTATACGTTTGGCGAAAGGGGGGGCTCGATTGGGGTCCACTAACCCACAAGGATTAA
- the lon gene encoding endopeptidase La, whose product MTDQPDQKSPVEIDSEKIPELLPILPLFDAALFPKMVLPLVVMQGESVRLIDEAMAQNRIIGLVVSKKPEEGIKPERNDLASIGTSALILKMAKTQDNRTQLLVQGLHRFRIKSWENSRPYLRARIQVLEENETKGKETEALMSNLIGQFVRIVELSPGLPPEIGQMAKSIPEAGTLADMVASTINATPQEKQKVLETQNVKERLKEVTRLVNHQLSVLELGNKIQSQVKGDMDKSQKEYYLRQQLKAIKEELGEQDETQVEIEEYRAKIEEKNLPPEARKEAERELDRLSRMHPSSAEYTVASTYLDWITALPWHESTPDNVDIKKAQKILDEDHYGLEKPKRRIIEYLAVRKLKPESKGPILCFAGPPGTGKTSLGQSIARALGRKFHRISLGGVRDEAEIRGHRRTYVGALPGRIIQGLRRAESNNPIFMLDEIDKVGSDFRGDPSSALLEVLDPEQNFSFTDHYLDVPFDLSKVMFITTANILDTIPPALRDRMEVLMLHGYTLDEKLKIAKRYLIPRQRDEHGLKSKQIKFSQGALKQIITGYTREAGLRNLEREIANVCRGVASKIATGKAKAVTINLDDIHGYLGPIRFTSETKTRVSTPGVVTGLAWTPTGGELLFIEATAMKGKKGLTLTGQLGDVMKESATAALSFIRSNAKQLNVDEDFFDAHDLHIHVPAGAIPKDGPSAGVTMLTSLTSLLTGKTIPKDLAMTGEITLRGQVLPVGGIKEKVLAAHRAGIKEIILPEWNQKDLEDVPAKVKKEIRFHFVDKMKDVLELALYRPKRPKRKRRPQKRKP is encoded by the coding sequence ATGACGGATCAACCTGATCAAAAATCACCGGTCGAAATCGATTCCGAAAAAATACCCGAACTGCTTCCGATTCTGCCACTATTTGACGCAGCCCTGTTTCCGAAAATGGTATTACCATTGGTGGTGATGCAGGGTGAGTCGGTGCGGCTGATTGATGAGGCCATGGCGCAGAATCGGATTATCGGCCTGGTGGTATCCAAGAAGCCGGAAGAGGGAATAAAGCCCGAGCGCAATGATCTGGCGTCGATCGGCACCAGCGCCCTTATCCTGAAAATGGCCAAGACCCAGGACAATCGAACCCAGCTTCTGGTACAGGGTCTTCACCGTTTCAGAATAAAATCCTGGGAAAACAGCAGACCCTATCTGCGAGCCCGGATCCAGGTGCTGGAAGAGAACGAGACCAAGGGGAAGGAAACCGAAGCACTGATGTCCAACCTTATCGGTCAGTTTGTTCGAATCGTTGAGCTTTCCCCAGGGTTACCACCTGAGATTGGCCAGATGGCCAAATCGATTCCTGAAGCCGGCACTCTGGCGGATATGGTGGCATCCACCATCAATGCCACGCCGCAGGAAAAGCAAAAGGTTCTCGAAACTCAAAATGTAAAGGAGCGCCTCAAAGAAGTCACCCGTCTGGTGAATCATCAGCTCAGCGTTCTTGAACTGGGCAACAAAATTCAGAGCCAGGTCAAAGGTGACATGGATAAGAGTCAGAAGGAGTATTATCTCCGGCAACAGCTTAAGGCTATCAAAGAGGAGCTGGGCGAACAAGATGAGACCCAGGTCGAAATTGAAGAATATCGGGCTAAAATTGAAGAAAAGAATTTGCCCCCTGAAGCCCGCAAAGAAGCCGAGCGCGAACTGGATCGGCTGTCGAGAATGCATCCTTCTTCCGCTGAATATACCGTGGCATCCACCTATTTGGATTGGATTACCGCTTTGCCGTGGCACGAGAGCACCCCGGATAATGTTGATATCAAAAAAGCACAAAAGATATTGGATGAAGACCACTATGGGCTCGAAAAACCCAAACGGCGCATCATCGAATATTTGGCGGTGCGCAAGTTAAAGCCGGAGTCAAAAGGCCCGATTCTATGCTTCGCCGGCCCCCCAGGAACCGGTAAGACGTCACTGGGTCAATCGATTGCGCGGGCCCTGGGCCGCAAGTTTCATCGCATTTCTCTGGGCGGTGTCAGAGACGAGGCTGAAATTCGTGGGCACCGGCGGACTTATGTCGGCGCGCTGCCGGGCAGAATTATACAGGGGTTACGAAGGGCCGAATCCAACAATCCGATCTTTATGCTCGATGAAATCGATAAAGTGGGCAGTGATTTTCGCGGCGATCCGTCTTCCGCGCTTCTGGAAGTACTGGACCCCGAACAAAACTTTTCTTTCACCGATCATTACCTGGACGTCCCCTTTGATCTTTCCAAGGTGATGTTCATTACAACTGCTAATATTTTAGATACCATACCGCCGGCTTTGCGGGACCGTATGGAAGTATTGATGTTGCACGGGTACACTTTGGATGAAAAGCTCAAAATTGCCAAACGCTATCTCATCCCGCGGCAGCGGGATGAACACGGCTTAAAATCCAAGCAGATAAAATTTAGCCAGGGCGCCCTCAAACAGATCATCACCGGCTATACGCGTGAAGCCGGATTGCGCAATCTAGAAAGGGAGATCGCCAATGTTTGCCGTGGTGTGGCCAGCAAGATAGCCACCGGAAAGGCCAAAGCGGTAACCATCAACCTAGACGATATCCACGGTTACCTGGGGCCGATCCGATTTACCTCTGAAACCAAAACCAGAGTGTCGACACCGGGTGTGGTCACGGGCTTGGCCTGGACGCCCACCGGTGGTGAGCTCTTATTCATTGAAGCCACTGCGATGAAAGGAAAAAAAGGATTGACCCTCACAGGTCAGCTGGGCGATGTCATGAAAGAATCGGCAACAGCAGCGCTGAGTTTTATCCGCTCCAACGCGAAACAATTGAATGTTGACGAAGATTTTTTTGACGCGCATGATTTACATATTCATGTGCCGGCCGGGGCGATCCCCAAAGACGGCCCTTCGGCGGGTGTAACTATGTTGACGTCCCTGACCTCTCTGCTGACCGGCAAAACCATTCCCAAAGACCTGGCAATGACCGGTGAAATTACACTCAGGGGCCAGGTGCTGCCGGTTGGTGGTATCAAAGAAAAAGTTCTGGCCGCTCATCGGGCCGGTATCAAAGAAATTATCCTGCCGGAGTGGAATCAAAAGGACCTTGAGGATGTTCCTGCTAAAGTCAAAAAGGAAATTCGCTTTCATTTTGTTGATAAAATGAAAGACGTTCTGGAATTGGCTCTTTATCGTCCAAAGCGGCCAAAACGAAAAAGGCGACCTCAAAAGCGCAAACCCTAA
- the gmhB gene encoding D-glycero-beta-D-manno-heptose 1,7-bisphosphate 7-phosphatase, giving the protein MLKKVVFLDRDGTINQDSDAYIKNWSEFKFVPRSLEALSDLTAAGYTIMVITNQSALPRQLITLTELEHIHTKLKAAAEQKGGNICDIFFCPHMPQDGCDCRKPSPGLIVQAQLKYHIDLAASIMVGDSARDIECAHNAGCGCSILVKTGNYQQAQSDLAAAKLGADYVAADLYDAASWILASEP; this is encoded by the coding sequence TTGCTGAAGAAAGTGGTTTTTCTCGATCGAGATGGTACCATCAACCAGGACTCTGATGCCTACATCAAAAACTGGTCGGAATTTAAATTTGTGCCCCGCAGTTTAGAAGCACTGAGCGATTTGACCGCCGCCGGTTACACCATTATGGTGATTACTAACCAATCGGCGCTGCCGCGGCAACTCATTACCCTAACCGAACTTGAACACATTCATACGAAACTTAAAGCGGCTGCTGAACAAAAGGGCGGCAATATATGTGATATATTTTTCTGCCCCCATATGCCGCAAGATGGCTGCGATTGTCGCAAACCGTCCCCTGGCCTAATCGTTCAGGCCCAATTAAAGTATCATATTGATCTGGCGGCGAGCATAATGGTTGGAGACAGTGCCCGGGACATCGAGTGTGCTCACAACGCAGGATGCGGGTGCTCGATTCTGGTGAAGACCGGTAACTATCAACAAGCCCAATCGGATCTGGCGGCTGCCAAATTGGGGGCCGATTATGTGGCCGCGGATCTATATGATGCGGCCTCTTGGATTCTGGCTTCAGAACCGTAA